The following proteins are co-located in the Pseudomonas sp. ATCC 13867 genome:
- a CDS encoding LysR substrate-binding domain-containing protein codes for MSTARLRTFLAVARHASFSAGARAIGLSQPTATTQIQGLEREFNVELFHRRGRRIELTAVGRALLPIAQQMSMLESEATNLLRDSGQLNRGQLKVGAVGPFHVIEMVDLYRRDYPQIDVSIRIGNSALVLADLENYVTDVGVLAGLHDDPAFVAQLYARHPVILFAHIDHPFARNEEVPLQALQGQPLLRREQGSTTRVALERTLDKADVTPRIAMEIGSREALREAAIRGIGIGVVSEAEYIADPRLKAIRISGDPVCTETYLYYLAERRSSQVIASFLRSLAQ; via the coding sequence ATGTCCACCGCCCGCCTGCGCACCTTCCTCGCCGTGGCCCGCCACGCCAGCTTCAGCGCCGGAGCCAGGGCCATCGGCCTCAGCCAGCCGACCGCGACCACGCAGATCCAGGGCCTGGAGCGCGAGTTCAACGTCGAGCTGTTCCACCGCCGTGGCCGGCGCATCGAGTTGACCGCGGTGGGCCGCGCGCTGCTGCCGATCGCCCAGCAGATGTCGATGCTCGAATCGGAGGCGACCAACCTGCTGCGCGATTCCGGCCAGCTCAACCGCGGGCAGCTGAAGGTCGGCGCGGTGGGGCCGTTCCATGTGATCGAGATGGTCGACCTGTACCGCCGCGATTACCCGCAGATCGACGTGTCGATCCGCATCGGCAACTCCGCCTTGGTGCTCGCCGACCTGGAAAACTATGTCACCGACGTCGGTGTGCTCGCCGGGCTGCATGACGATCCGGCGTTCGTCGCGCAGTTGTATGCGCGCCATCCGGTGATCCTCTTCGCCCACATCGACCACCCGTTCGCGCGTAACGAGGAGGTACCCCTGCAAGCCTTGCAGGGCCAGCCGCTGCTGCGTCGAGAGCAGGGCTCGACCACCCGCGTGGCGCTGGAGCGCACGCTGGACAAGGCCGACGTGACGCCGCGCATCGCCATGGAGATAGGCAGCCGCGAAGCCCTGCGAGAGGCGGCGATCCGCGGCATCGGCATTGGCGTGGTGTCCGAGGCGGAGTACATCGCCGACCCGCGGCTGAAGGCCATCCGCATCAGTGGCGACCCGGTGTGTACCGAGACCTACCTGTACTACCTCGCCGAGCGCCGCAGCAGCCAGGTGATCGCCTCCTTCCTGCGCTCTCTCGCGCAATAG
- a CDS encoding helix-turn-helix domain-containing protein produces MQTTEQAWQGELWLGADFCLVAGTTGHARAHAHYAHQLLMAREGEVTALIDEQPQRAALLVIASNQRHAILDRDQSAVTLFAEPLAFELADLERLCRLIGPDLQGLASALRELPRRQLDPRLEKALQRIRALGDGALPAQALAEEASLSLSQLERLFSGTLGLSVRRLVLWQRLRQALWLAMTGDSLTSAAIAAGFADSAHFSRSVRSQFGIRADLTLRQLKLRLLD; encoded by the coding sequence ATGCAGACGACTGAGCAGGCCTGGCAGGGCGAACTGTGGCTCGGCGCGGACTTCTGCCTCGTCGCCGGCACCACCGGCCACGCGCGCGCCCACGCCCACTACGCGCACCAGTTGCTGATGGCCCGCGAGGGCGAGGTCACGGCGCTGATCGACGAGCAGCCGCAGCGGGCTGCGCTGCTGGTGATCGCCTCCAACCAGCGCCACGCGATCCTCGACAGGGACCAGAGCGCCGTCACCCTGTTCGCCGAGCCGCTGGCCTTCGAACTGGCCGATCTTGAACGACTCTGCCGGCTGATCGGGCCCGACCTGCAAGGGCTCGCATCAGCTCTGCGCGAACTGCCGCGCCGGCAGCTCGACCCGCGCCTGGAGAAAGCCCTGCAACGCATCCGCGCGCTGGGCGACGGCGCGCTGCCCGCCCAGGCGCTCGCCGAGGAAGCCTCGCTCTCGCTGAGCCAGCTGGAACGGCTGTTCAGCGGCACGCTGGGCCTGTCGGTGCGCCGGCTGGTGCTCTGGCAACGGCTGCGTCAGGCGCTGTGGCTGGCCATGACGGGCGACAGCCTGACCAGTGCCGCCATCGCGGCGGGCTTCGCCGATTCCGCGCACTTCTCCCGCAGCGTGCGCAGTCAGTTCGGCATCCGTGCCGACCTGACGCTACGCCAGTTGAAGCTGCGCCTGCTCGATTAA
- the phnD gene encoding phosphonate ABC transporter substrate-binding protein, producing MTSLTRLFRFAVLPLAFASALASTAQAQDALTVGLIPSEDSQAMIKSSQLVLDQLQERLGMPVKPFVATDYNGVIEALRAGKLDVAYLGPFSYVLAHQVAGADAFAVAVTRKTGTSAYHSLIIARQDSGIRSLDDLKGHTFAFVDPSSASGHLFPKAGLEQSGHDPKALFSRVIFSGSHDASILAVANRKVDAAAVADRILAGAISSGQVKQDDIQVVWKSDDIPESPMVWRKNLDPELQQKLVAAFASIKDVPWGDQGQLNGFQPTNDAAYNVVRDTAKVLDLDLRSLK from the coding sequence ATGACTTCGCTGACCAGACTGTTCCGCTTCGCCGTGCTGCCGCTCGCCTTCGCCTCCGCCTTGGCTTCCACTGCCCAGGCGCAGGACGCCCTCACCGTCGGCCTGATTCCCTCCGAGGATTCCCAGGCCATGATCAAGAGCAGCCAGCTGGTCCTCGACCAGTTGCAGGAACGCCTGGGGATGCCGGTGAAGCCCTTCGTGGCCACCGACTACAACGGCGTGATCGAAGCGCTGCGCGCCGGCAAGCTCGACGTCGCCTATCTCGGCCCGTTCTCCTACGTGCTGGCGCATCAGGTCGCCGGCGCCGACGCCTTCGCCGTGGCGGTGACCAGGAAGACCGGCACCAGCGCCTACCACAGCCTGATCATCGCCCGTCAGGACAGCGGCATCCGCAGCCTGGACGACCTCAAGGGCCACACCTTCGCCTTCGTCGACCCCAGTTCCGCCTCCGGCCACCTGTTCCCCAAGGCCGGCCTGGAGCAGTCCGGCCATGACCCAAAGGCGCTGTTCTCGCGGGTGATCTTCTCCGGCTCCCACGACGCCAGCATCCTCGCCGTGGCGAACCGCAAGGTGGACGCCGCCGCCGTGGCCGACCGCATTCTTGCCGGCGCGATCAGCTCGGGGCAGGTCAAGCAGGACGACATCCAGGTGGTGTGGAAGTCCGACGACATCCCCGAATCGCCCATGGTCTGGCGCAAGAACCTCGACCCGGAACTGCAGCAGAAACTGGTTGCCGCGTTCGCCTCGATCAAGGACGTGCCGTGGGGCGACCAGGGCCAGCTGAATGGCTTCCAGCCCACCAACGACGCCGCCTACAACGTCGTGCGCGACACCGCCAAGGTGCTCGACCTCGACCTGCGGAGCCTGAAATGA
- the phnC gene encoding phosphonate ABC transporter ATP-binding protein — translation MIRVAQLTKGYGDNPVLRGIDLRIEAGEFVVILGQSGAGKSTLLRCMNRLAQADGGELQVAGVDAMQARDTRELRRRVAMIFQHHNVVPRLSVLKNVLTGRLGCVGTLASVLQLFSRDDVALARECLRRVELEHKAEARTDSLSGGQMQRVGIARALAQRPQVILADEPVASLDPKTAHLVMHYLREATRKLGITVVCNLHQVDLAREFGDRIVGLANGRLVFDGSREQLDDAALQRIYQQRPCSEATVYQAAARAVYASETGAGA, via the coding sequence ATGATCCGCGTCGCCCAACTAACCAAGGGCTACGGCGACAACCCGGTTCTGCGCGGGATCGACCTGCGCATCGAGGCCGGCGAGTTCGTGGTGATCCTCGGTCAGTCCGGCGCCGGCAAGTCCACCCTGCTGCGCTGCATGAACCGCCTGGCCCAGGCCGACGGCGGCGAATTGCAGGTGGCCGGCGTCGACGCCATGCAGGCGCGCGATACCCGCGAGCTGCGGCGGCGGGTGGCGATGATCTTCCAGCACCACAACGTGGTGCCGCGCCTGTCGGTGCTGAAGAACGTGCTCACCGGGCGCCTGGGCTGCGTCGGCACCCTCGCCTCGGTGCTGCAGCTGTTCAGCCGCGATGACGTCGCCCTGGCCCGCGAATGCCTGCGCCGGGTGGAGCTGGAACACAAGGCGGAAGCGCGCACCGACTCCCTCTCCGGCGGACAGATGCAGCGCGTGGGCATCGCCCGTGCGCTGGCCCAGCGGCCGCAGGTGATCCTCGCCGACGAACCGGTGGCCAGCCTCGACCCGAAGACCGCGCATCTGGTCATGCACTACCTGCGCGAGGCCACCCGCAAGCTGGGCATCACCGTGGTGTGCAACCTGCACCAGGTAGACCTGGCGCGGGAGTTCGGCGACCGCATCGTCGGCCTCGCCAACGGCCGCCTGGTGTTCGACGGCAGCCGCGAACAACTGGACGACGCGGCCCTGCAGCGCATCTACCAGCAACGCCCGTGCAGCGAGGCAACCGTCTACCAGGCGGCCGCCCGCGCGGTCTACGCCAGCGAAACAGGAGCCGGAGCATGA
- a CDS encoding MFS transporter, whose amino-acid sequence MTVITGSDTATLVNRSSNVSHGSSIIDDSPMTFFHWRLLLQSAGGPFLDGWLLSIIGVALIGMTPALGLSGTDLSLAGAAALIGIFFGGLIFGRMTDVIGRQLMYTIDLIVLVVGSVLCAFVDSVWQIILLRFLIGVAIGADYPIATSLLAEWLPTKRRAAMLGSLVVAWFLGATVATFLGFAMVEFLGEDSWRWMLASSGVPGLIILLMRIGTPESPRWLISKGRIEEAEAVVRKIYGQDADLSSIREAESIRPQRLGYSALLQGEYLKRTFFCGMFYLCAVTPVFAIYTFGPVMLSAFGLNEGNLSNIGYALISLLFLLGCLPALRLSETVGRRPLLLWSFALMILPFLALGIAPNAPVALIIFWFCLYAVASGGPNILEWSYPNELFPTDIRATAMGVITAVSRIGAALGTFLLPLSLEHYGDGATMLIMAGMTAVGFIISFMLAPETKGRSLSEASGI is encoded by the coding sequence ATGACTGTGATCACTGGATCCGATACGGCAACGCTCGTGAATCGTTCAAGCAACGTCAGTCATGGTTCTTCGATTATTGACGACAGCCCGATGACGTTCTTCCACTGGCGCCTGCTGTTGCAGTCCGCCGGCGGCCCCTTCCTCGATGGCTGGTTGCTGAGCATCATTGGTGTTGCGCTGATCGGCATGACCCCCGCACTCGGGCTGTCGGGTACGGATCTGAGTCTGGCGGGCGCCGCGGCGCTCATCGGCATCTTCTTCGGCGGGCTGATATTCGGGCGCATGACCGACGTCATCGGCCGCCAGCTCATGTACACCATCGATCTCATCGTGCTGGTGGTCGGTTCCGTTCTCTGCGCCTTCGTCGACAGCGTCTGGCAGATCATCCTGCTGCGCTTCCTGATTGGTGTCGCCATCGGCGCGGACTACCCCATCGCGACCTCCCTGCTCGCGGAATGGCTCCCGACCAAGCGGCGGGCAGCGATGCTCGGCTCCCTGGTGGTGGCTTGGTTCCTCGGTGCGACGGTCGCGACATTCCTGGGCTTCGCGATGGTCGAGTTCCTCGGCGAAGACTCCTGGCGCTGGATGCTCGCCAGCTCCGGCGTACCGGGCCTGATCATCCTGCTCATGCGTATCGGTACCCCCGAATCGCCGCGCTGGCTGATTTCGAAGGGACGCATCGAGGAAGCCGAGGCGGTGGTGCGGAAGATCTATGGCCAGGATGCGGACCTCTCGTCCATTCGCGAGGCCGAGTCGATCCGTCCCCAGCGCCTCGGCTACTCGGCGCTGCTTCAAGGCGAATACCTCAAGCGCACCTTCTTCTGCGGCATGTTCTACCTCTGCGCCGTCACCCCGGTCTTCGCGATCTATACCTTCGGCCCCGTCATGCTGTCGGCGTTCGGCCTGAACGAAGGCAACCTGAGCAACATCGGCTATGCACTGATCAGCCTGCTGTTCCTGCTCGGCTGCCTGCCGGCGCTGCGACTCTCCGAGACGGTCGGACGCCGCCCCCTGCTGCTGTGGTCCTTCGCCCTGATGATCCTGCCGTTCCTGGCCCTGGGAATCGCGCCCAATGCGCCGGTCGCGCTGATCATCTTCTGGTTCTGCCTGTACGCGGTCGCGTCCGGCGGACCGAACATCCTCGAATGGTCCTATCCGAACGAGCTCTTCCCCACCGATATCCGCGCTACCGCGATGGGCGTCATCACCGCCGTCAGCCGTATCGGAGCCGCCCTGGGTACCTTCCTGCTGCCGCTGTCTCTCGAGCACTACGGTGACGGCGCAACCATGCTGATCATGGCGGGCATGACCGCCGTGGGCTTCATCATCTCGTTCATGCTGGCGCCAGAAACCAAGGGCCGGTCGCTGTCGGAGGCCAGCGGCATCTGA
- a CDS encoding NAD-dependent epimerase/dehydratase family protein produces MVEQLHKNFSVKVLDLRPPRQNVDFAQANVLDLDTLRKEFAGADAVIHLAAIDFDHQAKPEDYIHVNVQGTWNVLQAANELGIQRVVLCSSISACGLSEAHPSFIPEYLPVDEEHPHSPIQAYSVSKQLMENMAASFVRRGDIQVVCLRPMMVLIPENIAPTVTRADDQASRWLFYYITPEDCARAFEAALRATHIDSGNFFVTAQDSCRAEPTLQWVERVFGKLPEIRDRERYECDPYASIFSGDKARQAFDFVPRSNWREIIGS; encoded by the coding sequence GTGGTCGAACAACTCCACAAGAATTTCTCGGTAAAAGTTCTCGATCTTCGCCCTCCCCGGCAGAATGTGGACTTTGCTCAGGCGAATGTTCTGGACCTCGATACATTGCGCAAAGAGTTCGCTGGCGCCGATGCGGTCATTCATCTTGCCGCAATCGATTTCGATCACCAGGCAAAACCTGAAGACTATATCCATGTAAATGTCCAAGGAACCTGGAACGTACTTCAGGCCGCCAATGAACTGGGCATCCAGCGGGTCGTTCTTTGTTCCAGTATTTCCGCCTGCGGCCTTTCGGAGGCCCATCCGTCCTTCATCCCGGAGTATCTGCCGGTGGATGAAGAACACCCCCACTCTCCCATCCAGGCCTACAGCGTCAGCAAGCAACTGATGGAGAACATGGCGGCCAGCTTCGTTCGCCGTGGCGACATCCAGGTGGTCTGCCTTCGCCCGATGATGGTGCTGATACCCGAGAACATCGCCCCCACGGTCACCCGTGCGGACGACCAGGCGTCCCGTTGGCTGTTCTACTACATCACCCCCGAGGACTGTGCCCGCGCCTTCGAGGCCGCATTGCGCGCCACCCATATCGACAGCGGCAACTTCTTCGTCACCGCGCAGGACAGCTGCCGCGCGGAACCGACCCTCCAATGGGTAGAGCGGGTATTCGGCAAGCTCCCGGAAATCCGCGACCGGGAACGCTACGAATGCGATCCCTACGCCTCGATCTTCTCCGGCGACAAGGCCCGCCAGGCATTCGACTTCGTCCCCCGGAGCAACTGGCGGGAAATCATCGGCTCCTGA
- a CDS encoding sterol desaturase family protein yields MRHLYAPAFFFGFIGLALYLVGADVSLICLPALLPLAVLLAFLAERLWPYRAGWNENHGDGARDLLHALVNETLNALGIATIPLVALWLPHFELWPTDWPLGLQLLVALLIADLGVTLVHYASHRSPLLWRLHAVHHGVTRMYGFNGLMKHPLHQMLEALGGTLPLLLLGIPLEVAALLAFAIAIQLLLQHSNVDMRIGALRHLFAWAPLHRLHHLKYGTAGDVNFALFFSFWDRLLGTALHLPDYALAEDDLGIGDRPDYPVAYFDQLAEPFRRVEVAYPPAPLPVALRRAGIGTR; encoded by the coding sequence ATGCGACACCTCTACGCCCCCGCGTTCTTCTTCGGCTTCATCGGCCTGGCGCTGTACCTGGTCGGTGCGGACGTATCGCTGATCTGCCTGCCGGCGCTGTTGCCCCTGGCGGTCCTGCTGGCCTTCCTGGCCGAACGGCTCTGGCCCTATCGAGCGGGCTGGAACGAGAACCACGGAGATGGCGCCCGCGACCTGCTCCACGCGCTGGTCAACGAGACGTTGAATGCTCTGGGGATTGCGACGATTCCGCTGGTGGCCTTGTGGCTGCCGCATTTCGAACTGTGGCCAACGGATTGGCCGCTGGGGCTGCAACTGCTGGTGGCGCTGCTGATCGCTGATCTCGGCGTGACGCTGGTGCATTACGCCAGCCACCGTTCGCCGCTGTTGTGGCGCTTGCATGCGGTGCACCACGGCGTCACCCGCATGTATGGCTTCAACGGGCTGATGAAGCATCCGCTGCACCAGATGCTCGAAGCCCTCGGCGGCACGCTGCCGCTGCTGTTGCTGGGTATTCCGCTGGAAGTTGCGGCGCTGCTGGCGTTCGCCATCGCCATCCAGTTGCTGCTGCAGCACAGCAATGTGGACATGCGCATCGGCGCACTGCGCCACCTGTTCGCCTGGGCGCCGCTGCATCGCCTGCACCACCTGAAATACGGCACGGCGGGGGATGTGAACTTCGCGCTGTTCTTCAGCTTCTGGGATCGCCTGCTGGGCACGGCGCTGCACCTGCCGGACTACGCGCTGGCGGAAGATGACCTGGGCATCGGCGACCGCCCCGACTACCCGGTGGCGTACTTCGATCAGTTGGCCGAGCCGTTCCGTCGTGTCGAGGTGGCTTATCCGCCAGCGCCGTTGCCGGTAGCGCTGCGGCGTGCGGGAATCGGTACGCGCTGA
- the phnE gene encoding phosphonate ABC transporter, permease protein PhnE: MNLRSHHWMVEMPHTKRGWLTTGAAVLAVLYLLHWSAEGAQLSWSELANGLPQIGDFLSRSLPPDLSILPSLWRPALETLQIALWGTLLGIVLAVPLGFLAARNLHGNRWLYLATRQLLNVIRSINELILALVFVSAVGLGPFPGVLALALHGVGMLGKFFAESIEEIDQGPIEALQATGARPLQVIVFGVLPQVITAWIAVVLYRFEVNLRSATVLGMVGAGGLGFELVSSLKLFKYQETATCIVVITVMVVLADLLSNRLRHAIQGNGRH; encoded by the coding sequence ATGAACCTGCGCAGCCACCACTGGATGGTCGAGATGCCGCACACCAAGCGCGGCTGGCTGACCACCGGCGCCGCCGTGCTGGCGGTGCTCTACCTGTTGCACTGGAGCGCCGAGGGCGCCCAACTGAGCTGGAGCGAACTGGCCAACGGCCTGCCGCAGATCGGCGACTTCCTGAGCCGCTCGCTGCCGCCGGACCTGAGCATCCTCCCCAGCCTCTGGCGCCCGGCGCTGGAGACCCTGCAGATCGCCCTCTGGGGCACCCTGCTGGGCATCGTGCTGGCCGTGCCGCTGGGCTTTCTCGCCGCGCGCAACCTGCACGGCAACCGCTGGCTGTACCTCGCCACGCGCCAGCTGCTCAACGTGATCCGCAGCATCAACGAACTGATCCTCGCCCTGGTGTTCGTCTCCGCCGTGGGCCTTGGGCCCTTCCCCGGCGTGCTGGCCCTGGCGCTGCACGGCGTGGGCATGCTCGGCAAGTTCTTCGCCGAGAGCATCGAGGAAATCGACCAGGGCCCGATCGAGGCGCTGCAGGCCACCGGTGCGCGGCCGTTGCAGGTGATCGTCTTCGGCGTGCTGCCGCAGGTGATCACCGCCTGGATCGCCGTGGTGCTCTACCGCTTCGAGGTCAACCTGCGCTCGGCCACCGTGCTCGGCATGGTCGGTGCTGGCGGCCTGGGCTTCGAACTGGTCAGCAGCCTGAAGCTGTTCAAGTACCAGGAGACCGCCACCTGCATCGTCGTCATCACCGTCATGGTGGTGCTTGCCGACCTGCTCTCCAACCGCCTGCGCCACGCCATCCAGGGTAACGGACGGCACTGA
- a CDS encoding GNAT family N-acetyltransferase, whose product MECPGPPTLHTARLLLTPIRLADAEAIQRLFPHWEVVRYLDRRVPWPYPTDGALVYVRDVVLPAMTRGEEWHWMIRLAGEPEDAIGSISLFDQPGGHRGFWLAPAWQGRGYMSEACEAINRFWFQTLGRPLMQVPKAAPNEGSRRISEREGMRLVGRDQGHFVSGVLPRETWELTREEWLARHADD is encoded by the coding sequence ATGGAATGCCCAGGCCCGCCCACCCTGCATACCGCGCGTTTGCTGCTTACGCCAATACGACTGGCCGACGCCGAGGCCATCCAGCGTCTGTTCCCGCACTGGGAAGTGGTGCGCTACCTGGATCGCCGCGTGCCCTGGCCCTACCCGACCGACGGTGCGCTGGTCTATGTGCGCGACGTGGTGCTGCCGGCCATGACCCGTGGCGAGGAATGGCACTGGATGATCCGCCTCGCCGGCGAGCCGGAGGATGCCATCGGCAGCATCTCGCTGTTCGATCAGCCGGGCGGTCACCGCGGCTTCTGGCTGGCGCCCGCCTGGCAGGGCCGCGGCTACATGAGCGAGGCCTGCGAGGCGATCAACCGCTTCTGGTTCCAGACCCTGGGCCGGCCGCTGATGCAGGTGCCCAAGGCCGCCCCCAACGAAGGTTCGCGGCGTATCTCAGAACGCGAGGGCATGCGTCTGGTGGGCCGCGACCAAGGTCACTTCGTCAGCGGCGTGCTGCCACGGGAAACCTGGGAGCTTACCCGGGAAGAGTGGCTGGCGCGCCATGCAGACGACTGA
- the psrA gene encoding iron-containing alcohol dehydrogenase PsrA produces MPARFHNPVATVFGGGSLDRIADLCEGKVALVTFPEAAQLGLIDRVRSLLGERLAYVIDDVQPNPDVAWLRDVHERFWREAADCSTVFALGGGSAIDTAKALIVGTASGHFDELLDLLAAGKPFAPARSKTLIAAPTTAGTGSEVTPWATIWDAQRQKKYSLHLDCTWPKVALIDPDLMLSVPAGVTVSTGLDALSHALESIWNHNANPISDTFAISAIEDILDCLPRLQQDLSNRELRSRMALAALKAGMAFSNTKTALAHSISYEMTLRHGLPHGIACSFTLPLVLGLAWGRDADRDRTLQRVFGHDLAGAQKRLREFLHRLGVKTEFGDYGVTAAEAEAMINFAMQGARGRNFIGSQAA; encoded by the coding sequence ATGCCTGCCCGATTCCACAATCCGGTCGCCACCGTTTTCGGCGGCGGCAGCCTGGACCGCATCGCCGACCTGTGCGAAGGCAAGGTCGCCCTGGTGACCTTTCCCGAAGCCGCGCAACTGGGGCTGATCGACCGTGTCCGCAGCCTGCTCGGCGAGCGCCTCGCCTACGTCATCGACGACGTGCAGCCCAACCCCGACGTGGCCTGGCTGCGCGATGTGCACGAGCGCTTCTGGCGCGAAGCAGCGGACTGCAGCACCGTCTTCGCCCTTGGCGGAGGCAGCGCCATCGACACCGCCAAGGCGCTGATCGTCGGCACCGCTTCCGGGCACTTCGACGAGCTGCTCGACCTACTGGCCGCCGGCAAGCCCTTCGCCCCGGCGCGCAGCAAGACGCTGATCGCCGCGCCGACCACCGCCGGCACCGGCAGCGAAGTCACGCCCTGGGCGACCATCTGGGACGCCCAGCGGCAGAAGAAGTATTCCCTGCACCTGGACTGCACCTGGCCCAAGGTCGCGCTGATCGACCCGGACCTGATGCTCAGCGTGCCCGCCGGGGTGACGGTTTCCACCGGGCTGGACGCGCTGTCCCACGCGCTGGAATCGATCTGGAACCACAACGCCAACCCGATCTCCGACACCTTCGCCATCTCCGCCATCGAGGACATCCTCGACTGCCTGCCGCGCCTGCAACAGGACCTCTCCAACCGCGAACTGCGCTCGCGCATGGCCCTGGCCGCGCTGAAGGCCGGCATGGCCTTCTCCAACACCAAGACCGCGCTGGCCCACTCCATCTCCTATGAGATGACCCTGCGCCACGGCCTGCCCCACGGCATCGCCTGCTCCTTCACCCTGCCACTGGTGCTGGGCCTGGCCTGGGGCCGCGACGCCGACCGCGACCGCACCCTGCAGCGGGTGTTCGGCCACGACCTTGCCGGCGCGCAGAAGCGCCTGCGTGAATTCCTCCATCGCCTCGGGGTCAAGACCGAGTTCGGCGACTACGGCGTGACTGCCGCCGAAGCCGAAGCGATGATCAACTTCGCCATGCAGGGTGCCCGAGGACGCAACTTCATCGGCTCGCAAGCCGCCTGA
- a CDS encoding MFS transporter: MSSASAPALQRADRDSRNSAQVLSLCLPSDVLLYLLLPMYAADFGVTLVEAGILLAANRLVRIVGYGWVVRFYGRHGDRAACSLAAFAAAACALGNATLSGFAVLLVLRLVWGLCFATFNLSTQTLATAEAQGAARRAGRSRATLSIGPMLFLPLGALMAQALGPRSIFFVLCVSALCGLWRARALPDRGHDIPANSGRRLRLPDSIATWSFIEGVTLDGLFVFGLSLYAQTHLGGTGVLVAGVLMAVRYLSEMLFSPFGGRLADRFGALRMLVVLSLATSLALLMFGSYWLFVGAFFVLVLRALQLPLVVTLVAQRNPQARIQALAGNAVWRDIGAGLGPILAGVLLPQVPALWAYAGAALVLALSALGCAWRR; encoded by the coding sequence ATGTCGTCCGCTTCCGCGCCTGCCCTGCAGCGAGCCGACCGAGATTCGCGCAACTCCGCCCAGGTGCTCAGCCTGTGCCTGCCCAGCGACGTGCTGCTGTACCTGCTGCTGCCGATGTACGCCGCCGATTTCGGCGTAACCCTGGTGGAAGCGGGCATCCTGCTGGCGGCCAACCGGCTGGTGCGTATCGTCGGCTACGGCTGGGTGGTGCGCTTCTACGGCCGCCACGGCGACCGCGCCGCGTGCAGCCTTGCGGCCTTCGCGGCAGCGGCCTGTGCGCTGGGCAACGCGACCCTGTCCGGCTTCGCCGTGCTGCTGGTCCTGAGGCTGGTCTGGGGCCTGTGCTTCGCCACGTTCAACCTCAGCACCCAGACCCTCGCCACCGCTGAAGCACAGGGCGCCGCACGTCGCGCCGGGCGCTCGCGGGCGACCCTCTCCATCGGGCCGATGCTGTTCCTCCCGCTGGGCGCGTTGATGGCCCAGGCGCTGGGCCCGCGCAGCATCTTCTTCGTCCTCTGCGTCAGCGCCCTGTGCGGCCTCTGGCGCGCCCGCGCGCTGCCCGACAGGGGGCACGACATCCCTGCCAATAGCGGCCGCCGCCTGCGTCTGCCGGACAGCATCGCCACCTGGTCCTTCATCGAAGGCGTGACCCTCGACGGCCTGTTCGTCTTCGGCCTGTCGCTCTACGCGCAGACTCACCTGGGCGGCACCGGCGTGCTGGTGGCGGGCGTGCTGATGGCGGTGCGCTATCTCAGCGAGATGCTCTTCAGCCCCTTCGGCGGGCGCCTGGCCGATCGCTTCGGCGCGCTGCGCATGCTGGTCGTGCTGTCACTGGCCACCTCGCTGGCGCTGCTGATGTTCGGCAGCTACTGGCTGTTCGTCGGCGCCTTCTTCGTGCTGGTGCTGCGCGCGTTGCAACTGCCGCTGGTGGTGACGCTGGTGGCGCAGCGCAACCCGCAGGCGCGTATCCAGGCGCTGGCGGGCAACGCGGTGTGGCGCGACATCGGGGCGGGGCTCGGGCCGATCCTGGCGGGCGTGCTGCTGCCGCAGGTGCCGGCACTCTGGGCCTACGCCGGCGCGGCACTGGTACTGGCGCTCAGCGCACTGGGGTGTGCCTGGCGGCGTTGA